A stretch of the Butyricicoccus intestinisimiae genome encodes the following:
- a CDS encoding enoyl-CoA hydratase-related protein: MTDVKVEKKGNVAVITIEHMQAMNALSTDMYTQLEEAFDTVAAMEDAYCVVLTGSSRVNKKGKTVQSFVAGADISQMSTMTVEEGKFFGNNSNRVCWKIENFKRPVIAAINGFCLGGGVELAMSCDIRICSENATFGQPEVGLGITPGCGGTQRLARLVGMGKAKEILYTARGNYTAQDALDMGLVNYVYPIETLMDEAMKLADEIAAQAPIAVSLVKEAVNVGMQTDINSALKFEGNCFAQCFATEDQKYAMKHFVEKSREPKVFKNK, from the coding sequence ATGACTGACGTTAAAGTTGAGAAAAAGGGTAATGTAGCAGTCATTACCATCGAGCATATGCAGGCAATGAACGCACTGAGCACCGACATGTACACACAGCTGGAAGAGGCTTTTGATACTGTCGCTGCAATGGAAGACGCATATTGTGTTGTCCTGACCGGTTCTTCCCGTGTCAACAAGAAGGGCAAGACTGTTCAGTCCTTCGTAGCTGGCGCTGATATTTCCCAGATGTCCACCATGACCGTTGAAGAAGGCAAGTTCTTCGGCAACAATTCCAACCGCGTTTGCTGGAAGATTGAGAACTTCAAGCGTCCGGTTATCGCTGCTATCAACGGCTTCTGCCTGGGCGGCGGCGTAGAGCTGGCTATGTCCTGCGACATCCGTATCTGCTCTGAGAACGCTACCTTCGGCCAGCCGGAAGTTGGTCTGGGCATCACCCCGGGCTGCGGCGGTACCCAGAGACTGGCTCGTCTGGTAGGCATGGGCAAGGCAAAGGAAATCCTGTACACTGCTCGTGGCAACTATACCGCTCAGGACGCTCTGGATATGGGTCTGGTTAACTACGTTTACCCGATCGAAACCCTGATGGACGAGGCTATGAAGCTGGCTGACGAGATCGCTGCACAGGCTCCGATCGCTGTTTCCCTGGTTAAGGAAGCTGTTAACGTTGGTATGCAGACCGACATCAATTCCGCTCTGAAGTTCGAGGGCAACTGCTTCGCACAGTGCTTCGCTACCGAGGATCAGAAATACGCTATGAAGCACTTCGTTGAGAAGAGCCGCGAGCCGAAGGTATTCAAGAACAAGTAA